Proteins co-encoded in one Acidithiobacillus caldus ATCC 51756 genomic window:
- a CDS encoding glycosyltransferase family 4 protein, producing MEQGLEYQSVGGEGTAGAPAALRVWLELRPALDGFYGIPQETRLLFSALASLEHLELSGFLQMSKRRLRGGVYGQKAHDTAESIQRASQVVVSLKGQTALDWKTTVVEWLQEQWADLRLRWRTWLTGQMATGRFDGSPFADYLWQELFGRSLPAAERERVLRHAQYRICAEPWRWMHLAGIERAQVLGRSRYPRVDTRGADIFIAQTPFPGRVRHETALVVHYHDAIPVLMPHTISDRAFHQASHYHALAANVRDGAWFACVSETTRQDLLRLFPEAETRSSTVYNMIPSHYHPTEPEPERIPGIVRRYSHVEFRGKSKTGGTAAGKLPWKTWALQRRFSSEEQRAEFLQRTLGPGNRFLLMVSTIEPRKNHARLLAAWEALHAEDPQLRLILVGHIGWDYEQALDAMIPWVEEGSLFLLQNVPSDSLRLLFRQALVTVCPSVGEGFDFSGIEAMRCAGVTAASDIPVHREVYGDATVYFDPYDTASLVQALRPLLYGSEAEARREALRERGVRHSERYLPERILPEWEAFLRRVRP from the coding sequence ATGGAACAGGGGCTTGAGTACCAGTCGGTCGGGGGAGAGGGTACGGCAGGTGCGCCAGCGGCTTTGCGCGTGTGGCTGGAGCTGCGCCCAGCCCTGGATGGCTTTTATGGCATTCCCCAAGAAACCCGATTGCTCTTCAGTGCCCTGGCCAGCCTGGAGCATTTGGAGCTCTCAGGGTTCCTGCAGATGTCCAAGCGGCGGCTGCGTGGTGGTGTGTACGGGCAAAAGGCTCACGACACCGCAGAAAGTATTCAGCGTGCCTCCCAAGTGGTGGTCTCCCTCAAGGGGCAGACGGCCTTGGATTGGAAAACGACGGTGGTGGAGTGGCTGCAGGAGCAGTGGGCGGACCTGCGGCTGCGCTGGCGGACCTGGCTGACGGGGCAGATGGCCACCGGTCGCTTTGACGGCAGCCCTTTTGCCGATTATCTGTGGCAAGAACTCTTTGGCCGGAGTCTACCCGCGGCGGAGCGCGAGCGGGTTTTGCGCCATGCCCAGTACCGTATTTGTGCCGAACCGTGGCGTTGGATGCACCTGGCGGGCATCGAGCGGGCCCAGGTTTTGGGACGTTCCCGTTATCCACGCGTCGATACCCGCGGCGCGGATATCTTTATCGCCCAGACGCCCTTTCCGGGCCGGGTGCGTCACGAAACGGCGCTGGTGGTCCATTACCACGATGCCATCCCGGTGCTCATGCCCCACACCATTTCTGACCGCGCCTTTCATCAGGCGAGTCACTACCATGCCTTGGCCGCCAACGTGCGCGATGGGGCCTGGTTTGCCTGCGTATCGGAAACCACTCGTCAGGACCTGCTGCGCCTCTTTCCCGAGGCGGAAACGCGCTCATCCACCGTGTACAACATGATTCCTTCCCATTACCACCCCACGGAGCCGGAGCCAGAGCGCATCCCGGGCATCGTCCGCCGCTACAGCCATGTGGAATTCCGCGGCAAAAGCAAAACGGGCGGGACGGCAGCGGGAAAGCTCCCCTGGAAAACCTGGGCATTGCAGCGGCGCTTTTCCTCCGAGGAGCAGCGCGCCGAATTCTTGCAGCGGACCCTGGGACCGGGTAATCGATTTTTGCTGATGGTTTCCACCATCGAGCCCCGCAAGAACCACGCGCGCCTTTTGGCGGCCTGGGAGGCCCTCCACGCCGAAGATCCGCAGCTGCGCCTGATTTTGGTGGGGCATATCGGCTGGGACTACGAGCAGGCCCTTGACGCCATGATCCCCTGGGTGGAAGAAGGAAGCCTCTTTTTGCTTCAGAATGTGCCCAGCGATAGTTTACGGCTATTGTTCCGCCAAGCCTTGGTCACCGTTTGTCCCAGCGTGGGTGAGGGTTTCGATTTTTCGGGTATCGAGGCCATGCGCTGTGCAGGGGTGACCGCAGCTTCCGACATTCCCGTCCACCGCGAGGTCTATGGCGATGCCACGGTCTACTTTGACCCTTACGACACGGCCAGCCTCGTCCAGGCCTTGCGCCCCCTGCTCTACGGTTCGGAAGCCGAAGCCCGCCGGGAAGCCCTGCGCGAGCGCGGGGTACGCCACAGTGAACGCTACCTGCCGGAGCGCATCCTGCCGGAGTGGGAGGCCTTTCTGCGCCGGGTACGTCCTTAG